A portion of the Halopelagius inordinatus genome contains these proteins:
- the rpl18a gene encoding 50S ribosomal protein L18Ae: protein MSQFTVSGRYQSRDSYRQFETEVDAPNENVARERVYANVGSRHGLKRTQIDLEEVSAQ, encoded by the coding sequence ATGAGCCAATTTACGGTGAGCGGTCGGTACCAAAGCCGCGACAGCTACCGTCAGTTCGAGACTGAGGTCGACGCGCCCAACGAGAACGTCGCCCGCGAACGAGTGTACGCCAACGTCGGGAGCCGACACGGCCTGAAGCGTACCCAGATCGACCTCGAGGAGGTGTCCGCCCAATGA
- the pfdA gene encoding prefoldin subunit alpha — protein MGGGQQQLQQLSQELQAIDEEIEELEGDIEDLEVEQDEIDEAVEAIETLETGSTVQVPLGGGAYLRAEVQDIDEVIVGLGSNYAAEQEQDDAIDALRTKQDALDDRISDLEDEVDELEDESSELEQQAQQMQQQMQQQQMQQMQQQDEDQ, from the coding sequence ATGGGTGGCGGTCAGCAGCAACTCCAGCAGCTCTCTCAGGAACTGCAGGCTATCGACGAGGAGATCGAGGAGCTCGAAGGCGACATCGAGGATCTCGAAGTCGAACAAGACGAGATAGACGAGGCCGTCGAAGCCATCGAGACGCTCGAAACCGGCTCGACGGTTCAGGTTCCGCTCGGCGGCGGCGCGTACCTCCGCGCGGAAGTCCAAGACATAGACGAGGTCATCGTCGGACTCGGCAGCAACTACGCGGCCGAACAAGAGCAAGACGACGCCATCGACGCCCTGCGCACGAAGCAGGACGCGCTCGACGACCGCATCTCCGACCTCGAAGACGAAGTCGACGAACTCGAAGACGAGAGCAGCGAGCTCGAACAGCAGGCCCAGCAGATGCAACAGCAGATGCAGCAACAGCAGATGCAGCAGATGCAGCAGCAGGACGAAGACCAGTAA
- the ftsY gene encoding signal recognition particle-docking protein FtsY, which produces MFDGLKKKLQSFRDDVEDTAEEKAEERAEAADDVEEPSPTDAETESEAPGTTDPEPATAADASADAASDVGPAGAEDAAPAEEAAADSEAEDADSEVEVEPNATADASLHADPEPTEEAEKRVPDAADASADAETDDSVPDLEDVAERGSAGRETESRDATDADADADTDTDDAESEEYESIASDAASEALAKDETKKSGAGRLKRAAAFATGKIIIEEEDLEDPLWELEMALLESDVEMTVAEEILDTIREKMLGETRAQVETTGELVSEALHDALYDVISVGQFDFDERVREADKPVTIIFTGVNGVGKTTSIAKMARYFEERGLSTVLANGDTYRAGANEQIRKHADNLGKELITHEQGGDPAAVLYDGVEYAEAHDIDVVLGDTAGRLHTSNDLMSQLEKIDRVVDPDMTLFVDEAVAGQDAVQRSKKFDDAAEIDGTILTKADADSNGGAAISIAYVTGKPILFLGVGQGYGDIERFDPERMVNRLLGREDAE; this is translated from the coding sequence ATGTTTGACGGACTGAAAAAGAAACTCCAGAGTTTCCGCGACGACGTCGAGGACACCGCCGAGGAGAAAGCAGAAGAGAGAGCCGAGGCGGCCGACGACGTCGAGGAGCCCTCGCCGACCGACGCCGAGACGGAGTCGGAAGCGCCCGGGACGACCGACCCCGAACCGGCGACGGCCGCGGACGCGTCGGCCGACGCAGCGTCGGACGTCGGTCCCGCGGGCGCGGAGGACGCGGCCCCCGCCGAGGAGGCCGCCGCGGACTCCGAGGCCGAAGACGCCGACTCGGAGGTCGAAGTCGAACCGAACGCGACGGCGGACGCGTCGCTTCACGCCGACCCCGAACCGACCGAGGAGGCTGAAAAACGGGTCCCCGACGCCGCGGACGCGTCGGCCGACGCGGAGACCGACGACTCCGTTCCCGACCTCGAAGACGTCGCCGAACGAGGGTCGGCGGGCCGCGAGACGGAGTCCCGCGACGCTACGGACGCGGATGCGGACGCAGACACGGACACCGACGACGCCGAATCCGAAGAGTACGAGTCTATCGCCTCGGACGCGGCGTCGGAGGCACTCGCGAAAGACGAGACGAAAAAGTCCGGCGCGGGCCGCCTGAAGCGCGCGGCGGCGTTCGCCACCGGGAAGATAATCATCGAGGAAGAGGACCTCGAAGACCCCCTGTGGGAACTGGAGATGGCGCTCTTAGAGAGCGACGTCGAGATGACCGTGGCAGAAGAGATTCTCGACACCATCCGCGAGAAGATGCTCGGCGAGACGCGCGCGCAGGTCGAAACCACGGGCGAACTCGTCTCGGAGGCGCTTCACGACGCCCTCTACGACGTGATAAGCGTCGGTCAGTTCGACTTCGACGAGCGAGTCCGCGAGGCGGACAAGCCGGTCACCATCATCTTCACCGGCGTCAACGGCGTCGGCAAGACCACGTCCATCGCGAAGATGGCGCGGTACTTCGAGGAACGCGGCCTCTCGACGGTGCTCGCGAACGGGGACACCTATCGTGCGGGTGCGAACGAGCAGATTCGCAAGCACGCCGACAACCTCGGCAAGGAACTCATCACCCACGAACAGGGCGGTGACCCGGCGGCCGTCCTCTACGACGGCGTTGAGTACGCGGAAGCCCACGACATAGACGTCGTCTTGGGAGACACCGCGGGCCGACTGCACACGTCGAACGACCTCATGTCGCAGTTAGAGAAGATAGACCGCGTCGTGGACCCGGATATGACGCTTTTCGTCGACGAAGCCGTCGCCGGACAGGACGCGGTCCAACGCTCGAAGAAGTTCGACGACGCCGCCGAGATAGACGGCACCATCCTCACCAAGGCCGACGCCGACTCCAACGGCGGTGCGGCCATCTCCATCGCCTACGTCACGGGCAAGCCCATCCTGTTTCTCGGCGTCGGACAGGGCTACGGTGACATCGAACGGTTCGACCCCGAACGGATGGTCAACCGACTGCTGGGCCGAGAAGACGCGGAGTAA
- a CDS encoding LysE family translocator, producing the protein MASVAGLSTATYLAFCGAALALVLTPGPDTMYVLARGMQGRGAGVRSAFGISAGVLLHTAAATLGLAALLRAAPTAYRLLKYVGAAYLVYLGVTALRDDEFDPQVETDPEGSFRRGVLVNALNPKVALFFLAFLPGFAGSGDGTGVRMALLGATYALLTAAYLSVVALASGRAGDALESTRLSSGLNWVGGGVMVALGVGVALE; encoded by the coding sequence ATGGCATCCGTCGCCGGACTCTCGACCGCCACCTATCTCGCGTTCTGCGGCGCGGCCCTCGCTTTGGTCCTCACGCCCGGTCCGGACACGATGTACGTCCTCGCCCGCGGGATGCAGGGCCGCGGCGCGGGCGTCCGGTCGGCGTTCGGCATCTCCGCGGGCGTGTTACTCCACACCGCGGCGGCGACGTTGGGTCTCGCCGCACTCCTCCGCGCCGCCCCGACGGCGTACCGACTACTGAAGTACGTCGGCGCGGCGTATCTCGTCTACCTCGGCGTGACCGCACTCCGCGACGACGAGTTCGACCCGCAGGTGGAGACGGACCCCGAAGGGAGTTTCCGTCGGGGCGTCCTCGTGAACGCCCTGAACCCGAAGGTGGCGCTTTTCTTCCTCGCGTTTCTCCCGGGATTTGCGGGTTCGGGCGACGGAACCGGGGTCAGGATGGCGCTTCTTGGCGCGACGTACGCCCTCCTGACGGCGGCGTATCTCTCGGTCGTCGCTCTCGCGTCCGGACGCGCCGGAGACGCACTCGAATCGACGCGCCTCTCGTCCGGACTCAACTGGGTCGGCGGCGGCGTGATGGTCGCACTCGGCGTCGGCGTCGCTCTGGAGTGA
- a CDS encoding D-2-hydroxyacid dehydrogenase, with the protein MTEILVLDQSAHGVPASEYAETLRERLPDATVHLAETTDRAVELAADVPIITGTSLPDDVLDAAEELRLFACGSAGYGHLPLDELDERGVTVTNASGVHGPNIAEHVLGWLLVFARRLDEGIRRQRRREWRHFQGFGELGDATVAVVGLGAIGQAVVERLDAFGVDTVGVRYTPEKGGPTDEVFGFDEIESALTDADYVVLACPLTDATRGLIDADALNALPDHAVVVNVARGPVVDTDDLVAKLRRNKIRGAGLDVTDPEPLPTDHPLWEFENVLLTPHVSGYTPHYWTRLADILASNVERIEESGSYEELENQVLP; encoded by the coding sequence ATGACCGAGATTCTCGTCCTCGACCAGTCGGCCCACGGCGTCCCCGCGAGCGAGTACGCAGAGACCCTCAGAGAGCGACTCCCCGACGCGACGGTTCACCTAGCGGAGACGACGGACCGAGCGGTCGAACTGGCCGCGGACGTGCCGATTATCACCGGTACCAGCCTCCCCGACGACGTCCTCGACGCCGCCGAGGAACTCCGGCTTTTCGCCTGCGGGTCGGCGGGGTACGGCCACCTTCCCCTCGACGAACTGGACGAACGCGGCGTCACCGTCACGAACGCCTCGGGCGTTCACGGCCCGAACATCGCAGAACACGTCCTCGGGTGGCTTCTCGTCTTCGCCCGCCGCCTCGACGAGGGCATCCGCCGCCAACGACGCCGCGAGTGGCGGCATTTCCAAGGGTTCGGCGAGTTGGGCGACGCCACCGTCGCCGTCGTCGGACTCGGGGCAATCGGACAGGCCGTCGTCGAACGACTGGACGCGTTCGGCGTCGATACTGTCGGGGTGCGCTACACGCCCGAGAAGGGCGGACCGACCGACGAGGTGTTCGGCTTCGACGAGATAGAGTCGGCGCTGACCGACGCAGATTACGTCGTCCTCGCGTGTCCTCTCACCGATGCGACGCGGGGCCTCATCGACGCCGACGCCCTGAACGCCCTTCCGGACCACGCCGTCGTCGTCAACGTCGCCCGCGGCCCCGTCGTCGATACCGACGACTTGGTCGCGAAACTCAGGCGGAACAAGATACGCGGGGCGGGTCTCGACGTGACGGACCCGGAGCCGCTTCCGACGGACCACCCGCTTTGGGAGTTCGAGAACGTCCTCTTGACGCCGCACGTCTCCGGATACACGCCCCACTACTGGACGCGACTGGCGGACATCCTCGCGTCGAACGTCGAACGAATCGAAGAGAGCGGGTCCTACGAGGAGTTAGAGAACCAAGTGCTCCCGTGA
- a CDS encoding signal recognition particle protein Srp54 — translation MVLDNLGSSLRGSLDKLQGKSRLSEEDVEEIVKEIQRSLLSADVDVSLVMDLSSSIKERATEEEPPGGTSARDHVLKIVYEELVDLIGESTDIPLEPQTIMLAGLQGSGKTTTAAKMAWWFSKKGLRPAVIQTDTFRPGAYDQAKQMCERAEVDFYGDPEGEDPVQIARDGLEATDDADVHIVDTAGRHALEDSLIDEIEEIEGVVQPDLSLLVLDAAIGQGAKEQAREFDDSVGIGGVVITKLDGTAKGGGALTAVNETDSSISFLGTGETVQDIERFEPNGFISRLLGMGDLKQLSERVERAMAETQEGDDDWDPEDIMKGSFTLKDMQKQMEAMNNMGPLDQVLDMIPGLGGGLKDQLPDDAMDVTQDRMRSFDVIMDSMTDEELENPRIIGAARVERISKGSGQDEELVRELLQQHKMMERTLKQFQGMGDGDMQRMMKKMQNQDGGGGGMGGMGGLGPFGD, via the coding sequence ATGGTACTCGACAATCTCGGGAGTTCCCTTCGCGGCAGTCTCGACAAACTGCAGGGGAAGTCCCGTCTCAGCGAGGAGGACGTCGAGGAGATAGTCAAGGAGATTCAACGCTCCTTGCTCTCCGCCGACGTCGACGTGAGCCTCGTGATGGACCTCTCTTCGTCCATCAAAGAGCGCGCGACGGAGGAAGAACCGCCGGGCGGCACCTCCGCGCGCGATCACGTCCTCAAGATAGTGTACGAGGAACTCGTCGATCTCATCGGCGAGTCAACCGACATCCCCCTCGAACCGCAGACCATCATGCTCGCCGGTCTGCAGGGGTCCGGCAAGACCACCACCGCCGCGAAGATGGCGTGGTGGTTCTCGAAGAAGGGACTCCGTCCCGCGGTCATCCAGACGGACACGTTCCGCCCCGGCGCGTACGACCAAGCCAAACAGATGTGCGAACGCGCCGAGGTGGACTTCTACGGCGACCCAGAGGGCGAGGACCCGGTCCAAATCGCCCGCGACGGACTCGAAGCGACGGACGACGCCGACGTCCACATCGTGGACACGGCGGGTCGGCACGCCCTCGAAGACTCCCTCATCGACGAGATAGAGGAGATAGAGGGCGTCGTCCAACCGGACCTCTCGCTTCTCGTCCTCGACGCGGCCATCGGACAGGGCGCGAAAGAACAGGCCCGCGAGTTCGACGACTCCGTCGGCATCGGCGGCGTCGTCATCACGAAACTCGACGGGACGGCGAAAGGCGGCGGCGCGTTGACCGCGGTAAACGAGACGGACTCCTCTATCTCCTTCCTCGGTACCGGCGAGACGGTCCAAGACATCGAGCGATTCGAGCCGAACGGCTTCATCTCTCGGCTCCTCGGCATGGGCGACCTGAAGCAGTTGTCCGAACGGGTCGAACGCGCCATGGCGGAGACCCAAGAAGGGGACGACGACTGGGACCCCGAGGACATCATGAAGGGGTCGTTCACGCTGAAGGACATGCAAAAACAGATGGAGGCGATGAACAACATGGGTCCGTTGGACCAGGTCCTCGACATGATTCCGGGCCTCGGCGGCGGGTTGAAAGACCAGTTGCCGGACGACGCGATGGACGTCACCCAAGACCGGATGCGGTCGTTCGACGTCATCATGGACTCCATGACCGACGAGGAGTTGGAGAACCCGCGCATCATCGGCGCGGCGCGCGTCGAGCGCATCTCGAAGGGGTCCGGACAAGACGAGGAACTCGTCCGCGAACTGCTCCAACAGCACAAGATGATGGAGCGCACGCTGAAGCAGTTCCAAGGGATGGGCGACGGCGACATGCAGCGCATGATGAAGAAGATGCAGAACCAAGACGGCGGTGGCGGCGGCATGGGCGGCATGGGCGGACTCGGTCCGTTCGGCGACTGA
- a CDS encoding AAA family ATPase, protein MDVADCSRQCEMILDELSNAVIADRSVLESILVGYLSRGHVLLEDVPGTGKTLTARSFATALGLSASRIQFTPDLLPADVMGTHVYDERTSTFDFQAGPVFANVVLADEINRASPKTQSALLEAMEEGQVTVDGDTYELPSPFFVIATQNPAEQEGTFELPEAQKDRFAVKTSLGFPDEEGELEILDRRADRTAQTPSASTVCAQGVAEAIRDAPERVHVGREVRRYVTQVTRATREDRRVRSGASPRATQRLFEASRAVAAVGGREYATPDDVKRMAGPVLAHRLVLTPDARVENVDRRDVIDDILDRLDVPSVERQVRR, encoded by the coding sequence ATGGACGTTGCAGACTGTTCGAGACAGTGCGAGATGATTCTCGACGAACTGTCGAACGCGGTCATCGCGGACCGCTCCGTCTTGGAATCGATACTCGTCGGGTATCTCTCGCGGGGTCACGTGCTCTTAGAGGACGTGCCCGGAACCGGAAAGACGCTCACCGCGCGGTCGTTCGCGACGGCGTTGGGGCTTTCGGCCTCGCGGATACAGTTCACGCCCGACTTGCTCCCCGCCGACGTGATGGGGACGCACGTCTACGACGAGCGAACCAGCACGTTCGACTTCCAAGCCGGGCCGGTGTTTGCGAACGTCGTCCTCGCAGACGAGATAAACCGCGCGTCGCCGAAGACGCAGTCCGCGCTGCTGGAAGCGATGGAGGAAGGACAGGTGACGGTGGACGGCGACACGTACGAACTGCCGAGTCCCTTCTTCGTCATCGCCACGCAGAACCCCGCCGAACAGGAGGGGACCTTCGAACTCCCCGAAGCCCAGAAAGACCGCTTTGCGGTCAAGACGAGTCTCGGCTTCCCCGACGAGGAGGGAGAACTCGAAATCCTCGACCGGCGGGCTGACCGGACGGCGCAGACGCCCTCGGCGAGTACGGTCTGTGCGCAGGGCGTCGCGGAGGCGATTCGGGACGCGCCCGAACGCGTCCACGTCGGCCGCGAGGTTCGGCGGTACGTCACGCAGGTGACGCGCGCGACGCGCGAGGACAGACGCGTTCGCTCCGGCGCGTCGCCGCGGGCGACCCAGCGACTGTTCGAGGCGAGTCGAGCAGTCGCCGCCGTCGGCGGGCGAGAGTACGCGACGCCGGACGACGTGAAGCGGATGGCCGGACCCGTGTTGGCGCACAGGCTCGTTCTCACGCCGGACGCGCGCGTCGAGAACGTCGACAGGCGCGACGTAATCGACGACATCCTCGATAGGCTCGACGTTCCGTCCGTCGAGAGACAGGTTCGACGGTAA
- a CDS encoding DUF7519 family protein, which translates to MTFVSHPTRFGSVLSLGLAVVAVALVASGGDGGPGVSLGLAVGLVCLGTLAMASAAGVGGDDGYRSLEAVLLVVGVGLSLAGVGFGTLEAETLPLRIVLAAGLLGVSLLGAGLAPAPAVRPRHLVGVGTGVLVVAVVLAGLMTEVGSLSLLSAMAAVVVAWDAGENAVSLGEHVGRRARTWPVELGHTGASASYGTVVVAATFGVTELNVTDVPLTALLLLLGGAVALLVALSN; encoded by the coding sequence GTGACGTTCGTCTCGCACCCGACGCGGTTCGGGAGCGTCCTCTCTCTGGGCCTCGCCGTCGTCGCGGTGGCCCTCGTCGCGTCCGGCGGTGACGGCGGACCGGGCGTCTCTCTGGGCCTCGCCGTCGGCCTCGTCTGTCTCGGAACGCTCGCGATGGCGTCGGCCGCGGGCGTCGGCGGCGACGACGGATACCGGTCGCTGGAGGCGGTTCTCCTCGTCGTCGGCGTCGGGTTGTCACTCGCGGGCGTGGGTTTCGGAACGCTCGAAGCGGAAACGTTACCGCTGCGAATCGTCCTCGCGGCCGGACTCCTCGGCGTGAGTCTCCTCGGCGCGGGACTCGCTCCGGCGCCCGCGGTCCGACCGCGCCACCTCGTCGGCGTCGGCACGGGCGTCCTCGTCGTCGCCGTCGTCCTCGCCGGACTGATGACCGAGGTGGGCTCGCTCTCGCTTCTGTCCGCGATGGCCGCCGTCGTCGTCGCGTGGGACGCGGGCGAGAACGCCGTCTCGCTGGGCGAACACGTGGGGCGGCGCGCGCGGACGTGGCCCGTCGAACTCGGGCACACGGGCGCGTCGGCGTCGTACGGCACCGTCGTCGTCGCGGCGACGTTCGGCGTCACCGAGTTGAACGTGACGGACGTTCCCCTCACGGCGCTACTCTTGCTTCTCGGCGGCGCGGTGGCGCTCCTCGTCGCGTTGTCGAACTGA
- a CDS encoding DUF58 domain-containing protein, with protein MTAVRRTHRWRGVVAIALLASAVGVFATRPLVLLAGAVGAGFAAYPWLRSPPSVELDVTRSLTPTDPAAGDDVTVTVRVRNVGDSTLSDLRIVDGVPPMLTVSNGTPRHAAFLRPGSTTEFEYDVEAAHGRHQFDPATVVARDITGSTEVETSVSADAAIECAAAVPEVPLREQTTLGSGRVLTPDGGSGIEFHKTREYNTGDPMSRIDWKRRAKTGELTTIEFREERPASVLLCLDARACAYRAASEDEPNAVACSREAISQLLTAVGNGRDAVGLAAVGRELCWHRPGRGTDHLADARQLLASHRTFSTVPPAVDADWSPSGQFDELRRRLGDQTQVFLFSPLTDEEVASFALELENSRTAVTVVCPDVTTAETPGSRFAAVEREERVRRLRGGGVTVVPWSPSEPLGPELLRAKERGL; from the coding sequence ATGACCGCCGTTCGCCGGACGCACCGGTGGCGGGGCGTCGTCGCCATCGCCTTGCTCGCGAGCGCAGTCGGCGTGTTCGCGACGAGACCGCTGGTGTTGCTCGCCGGTGCGGTCGGCGCGGGATTCGCGGCGTACCCGTGGCTTCGGTCCCCGCCGTCGGTCGAACTCGACGTGACGCGCTCTCTGACGCCGACCGACCCGGCGGCGGGCGACGACGTGACGGTGACCGTCCGCGTTCGCAACGTCGGCGACTCGACGCTCTCGGACCTCCGTATCGTCGACGGCGTCCCGCCGATGCTGACGGTGAGTAACGGGACGCCGCGGCACGCGGCGTTCCTGCGGCCGGGGTCGACGACCGAGTTCGAGTACGACGTGGAGGCCGCGCACGGCCGCCACCAGTTCGACCCCGCGACGGTCGTCGCACGCGATATAACCGGCTCGACCGAAGTCGAGACGTCCGTCTCGGCGGACGCCGCAATCGAGTGCGCGGCGGCCGTTCCGGAGGTTCCGCTTCGAGAGCAGACGACGCTCGGAAGCGGTCGGGTGTTGACGCCCGACGGCGGAAGCGGTATCGAGTTCCACAAGACCCGCGAGTACAACACGGGCGACCCGATGTCCCGAATCGACTGGAAGCGCCGGGCGAAGACGGGCGAACTCACCACCATCGAGTTCAGAGAGGAGCGACCGGCGTCCGTGCTTCTCTGTCTCGACGCGAGAGCGTGCGCCTACCGCGCCGCGAGCGAAGACGAACCCAACGCCGTCGCGTGCAGTCGGGAGGCCATCTCGCAACTTCTGACCGCGGTCGGAAACGGCCGGGACGCGGTCGGTCTGGCCGCCGTCGGCCGGGAACTCTGTTGGCACCGACCGGGACGCGGCACCGACCACCTCGCGGACGCCCGGCAGTTACTCGCGAGTCACCGGACGTTCTCTACGGTGCCGCCCGCAGTCGACGCCGACTGGTCTCCGAGCGGGCAGTTCGACGAACTACGCCGCCGTCTCGGGGACCAGACGCAGGTGTTCCTCTTCTCGCCGTTGACCGACGAGGAGGTGGCGTCGTTCGCGCTGGAACTTGAGAACAGTCGAACCGCGGTCACCGTCGTCTGTCCGGACGTGACGACGGCCGAGACGCCCGGCAGTCGGTTCGCGGCGGTCGAACGGGAGGAGAGAGTCCGGCGACTTCGAGGCGGCGGCGTCACCGTCGTCCCGTGGTCGCCGAGCGAACCGCTCGGTCCGGAACTGCTCCGGGCGAAGGAGCGCGGCCTGTGA
- a CDS encoding DUF7269 family protein — translation MRRRLRIALGIAGACVLSLALLVVAVPAVSEAFPSDALVEAVGSDYVLAAAVGVVAILFVVAVVARRGLDGVDQATMPNPETVQHAAYPGVRFDRTVTERLHLLPHRPTEEEKRLRARIRRAAEREVMRRENVSQERASEMIESGEWTDDDAAATFLSNARRPWIGARLRALVSRRSWFQTGARRAADEVCRLGGVEPGTGTGGENSESAVSTASAAGTAGGER, via the coding sequence ATGAGACGACGCCTCCGAATCGCACTCGGCATCGCGGGCGCTTGCGTCCTGTCTCTCGCTCTCCTCGTCGTCGCCGTCCCGGCCGTTTCCGAGGCGTTCCCGTCCGATGCGCTCGTCGAAGCGGTCGGGAGCGACTACGTTCTGGCCGCCGCGGTGGGCGTCGTCGCCATCCTGTTCGTCGTTGCTGTCGTCGCTCGTCGCGGACTGGACGGCGTCGACCAAGCGACGATGCCGAACCCGGAGACGGTCCAACACGCCGCCTACCCCGGCGTCCGGTTCGACCGGACCGTCACGGAGCGTCTCCACCTGCTTCCGCACCGTCCGACCGAGGAGGAAAAGCGGCTCCGAGCGCGGATTCGCCGGGCGGCCGAACGGGAGGTGATGCGCCGCGAAAACGTCTCTCAGGAGAGAGCCAGCGAGATGATCGAAAGCGGCGAGTGGACCGACGACGACGCGGCGGCGACGTTTCTGAGCAACGCCAGACGGCCGTGGATAGGGGCGCGCCTCCGCGCTCTCGTCTCTCGGCGGTCGTGGTTCCAGACGGGCGCGCGGCGCGCGGCCGACGAAGTCTGCCGCCTCGGCGGCGTCGAACCCGGAACAGGAACCGGTGGAGAGAACAGCGAGTCCGCCGTGAGTACGGCGAGTGCGGCGGGCACCGCGGGAGGCGAGCGATGA
- a CDS encoding DUF4129 domain-containing protein, giving the protein MNARALATLVVAFACVTSVGVASTTLESSLSSTPDEVINVGHELIPISQSDTGTLKEAITAAGDGSGDTSAEKSSDGSLTTRDDDGGDEERNRRSGDDGSSGQQQKDAEKNRQSGSGQEESQQSLGGFGNVPDPGQSWIPLLIAVLVLALLVRYRDRVAAFLEPPENRASEEPVGVPAPENDVERAWVDILGATRVENPWKKTPAECADEAVESGLDPDAVQRIRRVFEEVTYGEREVTEARRAEVHRNLARLDVRTDVRADGGERNATERTSSDRRANNEERR; this is encoded by the coding sequence ATGAACGCGCGCGCACTCGCGACACTCGTCGTCGCGTTCGCCTGTGTCACCTCGGTGGGCGTCGCCTCCACGACGCTCGAATCGTCGCTCTCGTCGACGCCGGACGAGGTCATAAACGTCGGTCACGAACTCATCCCCATCAGTCAGTCCGACACCGGGACGTTGAAGGAGGCGATTACCGCCGCCGGAGACGGGTCCGGAGACACCTCGGCGGAGAAGTCGTCGGACGGGTCGTTGACGACGCGGGACGACGACGGCGGTGACGAAGAGCGGAATCGACGGAGCGGCGACGACGGAAGCTCCGGGCAACAGCAAAAAGACGCCGAGAAGAACCGACAGTCCGGGTCCGGACAAGAGGAGAGCCAGCAGTCTCTCGGCGGGTTCGGGAACGTTCCCGACCCCGGACAGAGTTGGATACCGCTCCTGATAGCGGTTCTCGTGTTGGCGCTTCTCGTCCGGTACCGCGACCGGGTCGCCGCGTTCCTCGAACCGCCCGAGAACCGCGCGTCCGAAGAACCGGTCGGCGTCCCCGCGCCCGAGAACGACGTCGAACGGGCGTGGGTCGATATCCTCGGCGCGACGCGCGTCGAGAACCCCTGGAAGAAGACGCCCGCCGAATGCGCGGACGAGGCCGTCGAGAGCGGTCTCGACCCCGACGCGGTCCAGCGCATCCGGCGCGTCTTCGAGGAGGTCACGTACGGCGAACGCGAGGTGACCGAGGCGCGCCGCGCCGAAGTGCACCGCAACCTCGCGCGTCTCGACGTGCGAACCGACGTCCGGGCCGACGGCGGCGAGCGAAACGCGACAGAGCGAACGTCGTCGGATCGGCGTGCAAACAACGAGGAGAGACGATGA
- a CDS encoding magnesium transporter — MTLGDAAAEAYREALPALVASLVGGLLAGVVLSGMDSELEAVPGLLVIVPALLATRGNVYGSLGARIATALHQGLIEPRVSAADERLRAAAAAALANGVLASVFASVVAFALLSLLGRDVASVGVLAAVAFVAGVLSGLALTVVVVVVVFAGYRRGHNPDTLVGPLVTTTGDVFGVLFLLVAVRVVLFVGGVV; from the coding sequence ATGACACTGGGCGACGCCGCCGCGGAAGCGTACAGAGAGGCGCTTCCGGCACTCGTCGCCAGCCTCGTTGGTGGGCTCTTGGCCGGCGTCGTTCTCAGCGGGATGGACTCCGAACTCGAAGCGGTACCCGGACTGCTCGTCATCGTCCCGGCGCTTCTCGCGACGCGGGGGAACGTCTACGGCTCTCTCGGCGCGCGCATCGCCACCGCTCTCCACCAAGGCCTCATCGAACCTCGCGTCTCCGCGGCCGACGAACGACTCCGGGCCGCCGCCGCCGCGGCGTTGGCGAACGGCGTCCTCGCGTCGGTGTTCGCCTCCGTCGTCGCCTTCGCGCTTCTCAGTTTGCTCGGCCGCGACGTGGCGTCAGTGGGAGTGCTCGCGGCCGTCGCCTTCGTCGCGGGAGTCCTCTCGGGCCTCGCGCTCACCGTCGTCGTCGTAGTCGTCGTGTTCGCGGGCTACCGGCGGGGACACAACCCGGACACACTCGTGGGCCCTCTCGTCACCACCACCGGCGACGTGTTCGGCGTCCTCTTTTTGCTCGTCGCGGTCCGGGTCGTCCTGTTCGTCGGAGGTGTCGTCTGA